ATTTATATGGGGGCTAAAATATATCAAATAGACCCCAGTAAATGCACTGAATGCGTAGGTCATTATGATAAACCTACTTGCGTAAGTGTCTGTCCAATTGACTGTATTAAGCCAGATCCAACCCATAGTGAAACTATTGATGAGCTTGCCGATA
This genomic stretch from Pseudoalteromonas translucida KMM 520 harbors:
- a CDS encoding YfhL family 4Fe-4S dicluster ferredoxin, with amino-acid sequence MTLLINSKCINCDMCDPECPNEAIYMGAKIYQIDPSKCTECVGHYDKPTCVSVCPIDCIKPDPTHSETIDELADKYVRLTSSCG